In Flavobacterium endoglycinae, one DNA window encodes the following:
- the nhaA gene encoding Na+/H+ antiporter NhaA, translating to MKLTKTFKAFFENEKSGGLLLLFVTLISLYVANSSQGTTYIAFWEKDLGGHSITHWINDGLMTIFFLLIGLELEREIYHGELSNIKNASLPIMGALGGMLIPAATFLALNLKTSTQNGAGIPMATDIAFAIGILSLLGNKVPASLKVFLTALAVIDDLGAIIVIAVFYTSSISFLNLGIALGIWFVLFVLNRMKIHNLIPYLIGGVIMWYFMLNSGIHATITGVILAFVIPFGDGGKKTSSYRLQHFLHEPVAFIILPLFAIANTCIAIDADWYSGLHTPNAYGIILGLVIGKPLGIILFSSIGVSAGLCALPKTLKWSHILGAGMLGGIGFTMSIFITLLAFKDPEIILYSKISILIASLLSGILGFAYLKFILSKKTT from the coding sequence ATGAAACTAACCAAGACTTTTAAAGCCTTTTTTGAAAACGAAAAATCAGGAGGATTGCTCTTATTATTTGTTACGCTTATTTCATTGTATGTCGCCAACTCATCGCAGGGAACAACCTATATTGCTTTTTGGGAAAAAGATCTCGGCGGACATTCGATCACACATTGGATTAATGACGGTTTAATGACCATTTTCTTTTTACTGATTGGCCTGGAACTCGAACGCGAAATTTACCATGGCGAATTATCGAATATAAAAAATGCATCACTGCCTATTATGGGCGCGCTTGGCGGAATGCTTATTCCGGCCGCTACATTTTTAGCTTTAAACCTTAAAACTTCAACCCAAAATGGAGCGGGAATTCCAATGGCAACAGATATTGCTTTTGCAATAGGAATTCTATCGCTTTTAGGCAATAAAGTTCCGGCATCATTAAAAGTATTTTTAACCGCTCTTGCCGTTATTGATGATCTGGGGGCAATAATTGTGATTGCCGTTTTTTATACCAGTTCGATTTCTTTTTTAAATCTTGGAATCGCTTTGGGAATCTGGTTTGTATTGTTTGTTTTAAACCGAATGAAAATTCACAACCTGATTCCCTATTTAATTGGCGGGGTTATTATGTGGTATTTTATGCTGAATTCGGGTATTCATGCTACGATTACTGGAGTTATTCTAGCATTTGTGATTCCGTTTGGCGATGGCGGCAAAAAAACTTCTTCATACCGATTACAGCATTTTCTGCACGAACCAGTGGCTTTTATTATTCTGCCTTTGTTTGCAATTGCTAATACTTGTATTGCCATCGACGCAGATTGGTATTCAGGATTACACACTCCCAATGCCTACGGAATTATTCTTGGATTGGTTATTGGAAAACCTCTAGGCATTATTCTCTTCTCATCAATTGGAGTAAGTGCAGGATTGTGTGCGCTTCCTAAAACCTTAAAATGGTCGCATATTTTGGGCGCTGGAATGCTAGGCGGAATTGGTTTTACAATGTCTATTTTTATAACACTTCTTGCTTTTAAAGATCCTGAGATTATCCTGTATTCTAAAATCTCAATTCTGATCGCTTCACTGTTATCAGGAATTTTAGGATTCGCTTATCTAAAGTTTATTTTATCTAAGAAAACGACTTAA
- a CDS encoding 2-hydroxyacid dehydrogenase: protein MSVKILHIDSNHPVLWNQLEEAGFENHADFKSSKEEIEAKIQEYNGIVIRSRFKIDKTFLDKATNLQFIARVGAGLESIDCEYASSKGIHLIAAPEGNRNAVAEHSLGVILSLFNNLNQADAEVKAGQWNRESNRGHELDGKTVGIIGYGNMGKAFAKKLRGFDAEVLCYDILDNVGDENAKQVSLAELQKRTDVLSLHLPWTPQTDKMVNADFINAFAKPFWIINTSRGKNIVTADLVEAMKSKKVLGAGLDVLEYEKLSFETLFQDKNTPEAFQYLLEAKNVLLTPHIAGWTFESHERLAQVIVDKIKAVYAQS, encoded by the coding sequence ATGAGTGTAAAAATTCTTCATATCGATAGTAATCATCCAGTTCTCTGGAACCAGTTAGAAGAAGCAGGTTTTGAAAATCACGCCGATTTTAAATCTTCTAAAGAAGAAATCGAAGCTAAAATCCAAGAGTATAACGGAATTGTAATTCGAAGCCGTTTCAAGATTGATAAGACTTTTTTAGATAAAGCCACAAATCTGCAGTTTATTGCTAGGGTAGGTGCTGGTCTGGAAAGTATTGATTGTGAGTATGCTTCATCAAAAGGAATTCATTTAATTGCTGCGCCTGAAGGAAATCGCAACGCTGTTGCAGAACATTCTTTAGGAGTAATATTGTCCCTTTTTAATAATTTAAATCAGGCCGACGCCGAAGTAAAAGCGGGTCAATGGAATCGTGAAAGCAATCGCGGGCATGAATTAGATGGTAAAACAGTCGGAATTATTGGGTATGGAAATATGGGAAAAGCCTTTGCCAAAAAACTTCGTGGTTTTGATGCTGAGGTTTTGTGTTACGATATTTTGGATAATGTAGGTGATGAAAATGCAAAACAGGTTTCTTTAGCAGAATTACAAAAAAGAACCGATGTTTTAAGTCTTCACCTTCCTTGGACACCGCAAACCGACAAAATGGTAAATGCAGATTTTATAAATGCCTTTGCAAAACCATTTTGGATTATTAACACATCTCGTGGTAAAAACATCGTAACGGCTGATTTAGTTGAAGCCATGAAATCAAAAAAGGTTTTAGGTGCTGGTTTAGATGTTTTGGAATATGAAAAGCTTTCATTTGAAACCCTTTTTCAGGATAAAAATACCCCTGAAGCATTTCAATATCTGCTAGAAGCAAAAAATGTTTTATTAACGCCGCATATTGCGGGTTGGACTTTTGAAAGTCACGAACGTTTGGCGCAGGTAATCGTAGATAAAATCAAGGCTGTTTATGCCCAAAGTTAG
- a CDS encoding DUF805 domain-containing protein produces MIEWYKKVVFENYANFKGRARRSEYWYFALASSLICFALMIIGLIIGGILGDALTGVFVGYGLFLLYSLATLIPLLAVTVRRMHDIGKSGWYYFVSFIPLIGGIWALILLCTEGNYGPNQYGSDPKNNVEEINEIGKVELQ; encoded by the coding sequence ATGATTGAATGGTACAAAAAAGTAGTTTTTGAAAACTATGCCAACTTTAAGGGACGTGCGAGAAGAAGTGAATATTGGTATTTTGCACTTGCCAGCAGTTTAATCTGTTTTGCATTAATGATTATAGGTTTAATTATTGGTGGTATTCTGGGTGATGCCCTTACAGGTGTATTTGTTGGATATGGTCTTTTTCTTCTTTATTCTTTGGCTACATTAATTCCGTTATTAGCTGTTACAGTACGAAGAATGCATGATATTGGCAAAAGCGGCTGGTATTATTTTGTATCTTTTATTCCGCTTATTGGAGGAATCTGGGCGTTGATTTTATTATGCACAGAAGGAAACTACGGACCAAACCAATACGGATCTGATCCTAAAAACAATGTTGAAGAAATCAATGAAATTGGAAAAGTTGAATTGCAATAA
- a CDS encoding TM2 domain-containing protein, with protein sequence METTKPESWNTPSQPTQENKKVVAGILGIVLGGFGIHKFILGYTQEGIIQIILTIVTCGAASLIGFIEGIIYLTKSDEEFYQTYQVGKKGWF encoded by the coding sequence ATGGAAACTACAAAACCAGAAAGTTGGAATACTCCATCACAGCCTACACAAGAAAATAAAAAAGTTGTAGCCGGAATTTTAGGAATCGTATTAGGAGGATTTGGAATACATAAATTCATTTTAGGATACACACAAGAAGGAATCATTCAAATAATACTTACTATCGTTACTTGTGGAGCAGCAAGCTTAATAGGTTTTATTGAAGGAATTATCTATTTAACAAAATCTGATGAAGAATTCTACCAAACTTACCAAGTAGGTAAAAAAGGCTGGTTCTAA
- a CDS encoding TM2 domain-containing protein, protein MENNLKPENKKVTAGVLGILLGGFGIHKFYLGYQKEGIIQLILTIVTCGAASLVGFIEGIIYLTKTDEDFYQTYQVGRKPWF, encoded by the coding sequence ATGGAAAATAATTTAAAACCAGAAAACAAAAAAGTTACTGCAGGTGTTTTAGGAATCTTATTAGGAGGATTTGGAATACACAAATTTTATTTAGGTTATCAAAAAGAAGGAATCATTCAATTAATACTTACCATCGTTACTTGTGGTGCAGCAAGTTTAGTTGGTTTCATAGAAGGTATTATCTACTTAACAAAAACGGATGAAGACTTTTATCAAACGTATCAAGTTGGTAGAAAGCCTTGGTTCTAA
- a CDS encoding DUF805 domain-containing protein, translated as MLEMYKKVVFENYLNFKGRARRREYWMFFLVNVIISFVLGFIAGLISPSLTIIGNIYSLAVLIPGIAVGVRRMHDIDKEWWYIIIPFYNIYLLTIEGDKGPNQYGADPKNQLEDISEIGKE; from the coding sequence ATGTTAGAAATGTACAAGAAAGTAGTTTTTGAAAACTATTTGAATTTTAAAGGAAGAGCAAGGAGAAGAGAATATTGGATGTTCTTTTTAGTGAACGTTATTATTTCTTTTGTTCTTGGGTTTATTGCGGGCTTAATTTCGCCTAGTCTGACTATAATTGGAAACATATATAGTTTAGCAGTCCTTATTCCTGGTATTGCAGTTGGAGTTCGTAGAATGCACGATATTGATAAAGAATGGTGGTATATAATAATACCATTTTATAATATTTATTTACTTACTATCGAAGGCGATAAAGGACCAAATCAATACGGTGCAGATCCTAAAAACCAATTAGAAGATATTAGTGAAATTGGAAAAGAATAA
- a CDS encoding GNAT family N-acyltransferase has translation MGLVTAKEVAKAINVEKYGVFGTFSGWILMKVLKISTLNKIYDRNKHLEDLAFLNGILDEMEIKFEIPEEDLKRLPKDGAYITISNHPLGGIDGILLLKLMLEREPNFKIIANFLLHRIVPMKKYIMPVNPFENHKDAKSSVIGIKETLRHLSDGKPLGIFPAGEVSTYKDGKLVVDKPWEEGALKLIRKAKVPVVPIYFHAKNSKLFYWLSKIDDTLRTAKLPSELLTQKDRVIKVRIGKPISVNEQNEIESFEEYSEFLRKKTYMLANPFEKDTKLIDTATASLKITKAPKKIVTPANESKLIDEVQALRNSDSRFLQSKNYEVFFASAKEIPNILHEIGRLREITFREVGEGTNESIDIDEYDQYYHHMFLWDDETKKIAGAYRMGLGSEIYPKYGIEGFYLTDLFRFEPELHDMMHKSIEMGRAFIVKEYQQKPMPLFLLWKGIIHTTLRHPEHKYLVGGVSISNQFSDFSKSLMIEFMKSNYYDPYIAQYIHPKKAYKVKLKDADKDFIFDEAESDLNKFDKIIDELEPGNLRLPVLIKKYIKQNARVVAFNVDPLFNNAIDGLMYIRIADIPESTMKPVIEEFQIELEKKLSEKED, from the coding sequence ATGGGTTTAGTTACCGCGAAAGAAGTTGCAAAAGCAATAAATGTTGAAAAGTACGGAGTTTTCGGTACGTTTTCTGGCTGGATTCTTATGAAGGTTCTTAAGATCTCTACCCTTAATAAAATTTACGATCGCAATAAACATTTGGAAGATCTTGCGTTTTTGAACGGAATTTTGGATGAGATGGAAATCAAATTTGAAATACCGGAAGAAGATTTAAAACGTCTGCCGAAAGATGGTGCGTATATTACTATTTCTAATCATCCGCTTGGAGGAATTGATGGAATTTTACTATTGAAATTAATGCTTGAAAGAGAGCCAAATTTCAAAATCATTGCCAATTTCTTATTGCATAGAATTGTTCCGATGAAAAAATACATTATGCCGGTTAATCCTTTTGAAAATCACAAGGATGCTAAATCGAGTGTAATTGGTATTAAGGAAACGTTACGTCATTTAAGTGATGGAAAACCTTTAGGAATTTTCCCTGCCGGGGAAGTTTCGACTTATAAAGATGGAAAATTAGTAGTCGATAAGCCTTGGGAAGAAGGCGCTTTAAAACTAATCAGAAAAGCCAAAGTACCAGTTGTTCCTATTTACTTTCATGCAAAAAACAGTAAATTATTCTACTGGCTTTCTAAAATTGATGATACGTTACGTACTGCCAAATTACCATCTGAGCTTTTAACGCAGAAAGATCGTGTGATTAAAGTCCGTATTGGAAAACCAATTTCGGTTAACGAACAAAATGAAATCGAATCTTTTGAAGAATATTCAGAATTCTTAAGAAAGAAAACCTATATGCTTGCCAATCCTTTTGAAAAGGATACCAAATTGATTGATACCGCAACCGCAAGTCTTAAGATTACAAAAGCACCTAAAAAGATTGTTACGCCTGCAAATGAATCAAAATTAATTGATGAAGTTCAGGCTTTAAGAAATAGCGACAGTAGATTTCTACAAAGTAAAAACTATGAAGTTTTCTTTGCGAGCGCAAAAGAGATTCCGAATATTTTACATGAAATTGGACGTTTACGTGAAATTACTTTTCGTGAAGTGGGCGAAGGAACCAACGAATCTATTGATATAGATGAATACGACCAATATTATCACCATATGTTTTTATGGGATGATGAAACCAAAAAGATTGCCGGAGCATATCGTATGGGATTGGGTTCTGAGATTTATCCGAAATACGGAATTGAAGGTTTCTATCTAACCGATCTTTTCAGATTTGAACCGGAACTTCACGATATGATGCACAAATCGATCGAAATGGGACGTGCCTTTATCGTAAAAGAATACCAGCAGAAACCAATGCCTTTATTTTTATTGTGGAAAGGTATTATTCATACTACTTTGCGTCATCCGGAACATAAATATTTAGTAGGAGGTGTAAGTATCAGTAATCAATTCTCTGATTTCTCTAAATCACTGATGATTGAGTTTATGAAATCAAACTATTACGATCCGTATATTGCACAATATATTCATCCGAAGAAAGCTTATAAAGTAAAACTAAAAGACGCTGACAAAGATTTTATCTTCGATGAAGCAGAATCAGATCTTAACAAGTTTGACAAAATCATCGACGAACTGGAACCAGGAAATTTACGTTTGCCAGTTTTAATCAAAAAGTACATCAAGCAAAATGCGCGTGTAGTAGCTTTTAACGTCGATCCATTGTTCAATAATGCTATAGACGGTTTAATGTACATTAGAATTGCAGATATCCCTGAAAGCACCATGAAACCTGTAATTGAAGAGTTTCAGATTGAATTGGAAAAGAAATTATCTGAGAAAGAAGATTAA
- a CDS encoding exodeoxyribonuclease III — translation MKIISYNVNGIRAAITKGFIEWLKQASPDVICLQEIKATKDQIPVADITAAGYPYQYYYPATKKGYSGVAILSKIEPKEVVYGTGIHHMDFEGRNLRADFEDVSVMSLYLPSGTNIERLDHKFMFMDDFQAYINELKLAIPNLIICGDYNICHEEIDIHDPVRNKTVSGFLPAERAWLDAFMKSGFIDSFRHFNKDPHHYSWWSYRAGARGNNKGWRIDYNLVSNEMEHRLKRAVILPDAVHSDHCPVLVEIE, via the coding sequence ATGAAAATTATTTCTTATAATGTAAACGGAATCCGTGCTGCAATTACCAAAGGTTTTATCGAATGGCTGAAACAGGCAAGCCCTGATGTAATCTGCCTTCAGGAGATAAAAGCAACTAAAGATCAGATTCCTGTTGCTGATATTACTGCGGCAGGTTATCCGTACCAATATTATTATCCGGCCACCAAAAAAGGATATAGCGGTGTTGCTATTTTATCTAAAATTGAACCCAAAGAAGTAGTGTATGGAACCGGGATTCATCATATGGATTTTGAAGGACGTAACCTTCGTGCTGACTTTGAAGATGTTTCGGTGATGAGTTTGTACCTTCCATCAGGAACAAATATTGAAAGATTAGATCATAAATTTATGTTTATGGATGATTTTCAGGCTTACATAAACGAATTGAAATTGGCTATTCCGAATCTTATTATTTGTGGTGATTATAATATCTGCCATGAAGAAATCGATATTCACGATCCCGTTCGAAATAAGACTGTTTCAGGGTTTTTACCGGCAGAACGTGCTTGGCTGGATGCGTTTATGAAATCAGGTTTCATTGATAGTTTCCGCCATTTTAATAAAGATCCGCACCATTATTCGTGGTGGAGCTATAGAGCAGGAGCAAGAGGCAATAACAAAGGCTGGCGTATCGATTACAATTTGGTGAGCAATGAAATGGAGCATCGATTAAAACGTGCGGTTATTCTTCCAGATGCAGTTCACTCAGATCATTGTCCGGTTTTAGTCGAGATTGAATAA
- a CDS encoding OmpA/MotB family protein, whose amino-acid sequence MIKKASIGLVVLALSATSCVSKKIYNDLETKYSDLKKENRSIADENENLKKAKNQLEVDRDKLTKDLASANDDLAKQKADLAAAQNKYKVLQDSYNALEKNSNDALEKNLAKNRELLAQLEAKGKALADEQARLDKTASRLKELEDMIAAKEEAMRKLKETLSKALTGFEGKGLTVEHKNGKVYVSMENKLLFNSGSWAVGTEGRKAVVELGKVLGDNPDLSVLIEGHTDDDPYAGSGPIANNWDLSTKRATAIVAILSENPKINKQKLTAAGRSEFSPLASNATPEGKAKNRRIEIILTPRLDEIAEMLNSIN is encoded by the coding sequence ATGATTAAAAAAGCCTCCATCGGATTAGTAGTTTTAGCATTATCAGCTACTTCATGCGTATCCAAAAAGATTTACAATGATCTTGAAACCAAATATTCAGATCTAAAAAAAGAAAACCGTTCTATCGCTGACGAAAATGAAAATTTAAAGAAAGCAAAGAATCAATTAGAAGTCGATCGTGATAAACTGACTAAAGATTTAGCAAGTGCTAATGATGATTTGGCAAAACAAAAAGCAGATTTAGCCGCAGCTCAAAATAAATACAAAGTATTACAGGATTCTTATAATGCATTGGAAAAAAACAGTAACGATGCACTAGAAAAAAACTTGGCTAAAAACCGTGAATTATTAGCGCAATTAGAAGCAAAAGGTAAAGCTCTTGCAGATGAACAAGCTCGTTTAGACAAAACAGCAAGTCGTTTAAAAGAACTTGAGGATATGATCGCTGCCAAAGAAGAAGCCATGCGTAAACTGAAAGAAACTTTATCGAAAGCCTTAACAGGTTTTGAAGGTAAAGGTTTAACAGTTGAACATAAAAACGGAAAAGTATATGTTTCTATGGAAAACAAATTACTTTTCAATTCAGGAAGCTGGGCAGTGGGAACAGAAGGTAGAAAAGCCGTTGTAGAACTTGGAAAAGTTTTAGGTGATAATCCAGATCTTTCTGTTTTAATTGAAGGTCATACAGATGATGATCCATATGCTGGTTCAGGACCAATTGCAAACAACTGGGATTTATCGACTAAAAGAGCAACAGCAATCGTAGCAATTTTAAGTGAAAACCCAAAAATCAACAAACAAAAATTAACAGCAGCAGGACGAAGCGAATTCTCTCCTTTGGCAAGTAACGCAACTCCAGAAGGAAAAGCTAAAAACCGAAGAATCGAAATCATCTTAACTCCAAGATTAGACGAGATTGCTGAGATGTTGAATAGCATAAACTAA
- a CDS encoding aldo/keto reductase — MKYTTLPNTDIKVSKICLGTMTFGQQNTEAEGHEQMDYALERGVNFFDTAEMYSVPASEATYGSTEKIIGTWFKKSGNRDKVVLASKIAGPNPNFGYMREKLDFSPASIKYAVENSLKRLQTDYIDLYQMHWPERKTNNFGTRAFQGHDDVWEDNFREILETFDGLIKEGKIKHIGVSNENAWGMMRLLEESKYNNLPRIKTVQNPYSLLNRLFEVNSAEVSKYENVGLLGYSPLAFGVLTGKFLTGESHPKARITLFPQYKRYNSDQCTEATKLYQEISKKHGLTLTQLAMGFVLQQPFLTSSIIGATTLEQLKENIDTIDVVLSKQILAEIDAVQAIIPDPAP; from the coding sequence ATGAAATACACTACATTACCAAACACCGATATAAAAGTTAGTAAAATTTGTCTGGGAACTATGACTTTCGGACAGCAGAATACGGAAGCCGAAGGCCACGAACAAATGGATTATGCTCTTGAAAGAGGCGTAAATTTCTTCGATACAGCCGAAATGTATTCGGTTCCAGCGAGTGAAGCGACTTACGGGAGCACAGAGAAAATTATTGGAACTTGGTTTAAAAAATCAGGAAACAGAGATAAAGTTGTTTTAGCCTCTAAAATTGCAGGACCAAATCCGAATTTTGGTTATATGCGCGAGAAGCTGGATTTTTCTCCTGCAAGTATTAAATATGCAGTTGAAAACAGCTTAAAAAGACTACAGACTGATTATATCGATCTGTATCAAATGCACTGGCCGGAAAGAAAAACGAATAATTTCGGAACGCGCGCATTTCAAGGACACGATGATGTTTGGGAAGATAACTTCAGAGAAATCTTAGAAACTTTCGACGGATTAATCAAAGAAGGTAAAATCAAACATATTGGGGTTTCAAATGAAAATGCTTGGGGAATGATGCGTCTTTTAGAAGAAAGCAAATACAACAATCTGCCAAGAATCAAAACCGTTCAAAATCCGTATTCTTTATTGAACCGTTTGTTTGAAGTGAATTCTGCAGAAGTTTCGAAATACGAAAATGTTGGTTTATTGGGATATTCGCCTTTAGCCTTTGGAGTTCTCACTGGGAAATTCTTAACAGGAGAAAGTCATCCAAAAGCGAGAATTACCCTTTTTCCGCAATACAAACGTTACAATAGCGACCAATGTACCGAAGCAACAAAATTGTATCAGGAAATCTCTAAAAAACACGGTTTGACATTAACGCAATTAGCAATGGGATTTGTATTGCAGCAGCCATTTTTGACAAGCTCAATTATTGGAGCAACCACTTTGGAACAATTAAAAGAAAACATCGACACAATTGATGTTGTACTTTCAAAACAAATCTTAGCAGAAATTGATGCTGTTCAGGCCATAATTCCTGATCCAGCGCCTTAA
- a CDS encoding DUF4139 domain-containing protein: protein MNKKVILFIVLLVGAFAKAHKPIFTTAKVKAATVYFNAAEISQTTSITLPAGTSEIVIKNVASYLNENSVQIGAPANVTVLSVQFTNNYISEYETDSKSPLIKRVNDSIVLIEKELQKVNNTINSENKTMQLLDRNQQISGVNSGLNVAELMKMVDYYKNKQIEIANNINTLTDKQKKLNETLQKLNNKLEFDTNKEEQTSSGKLIVQVMNSAAGIVPLEISYLTQSASWNPFYDLRTESVNAPINMVYKAQVVQNSGIDWKKVKLTLSSGYPNQNNQAPILSSWFLRNNVNYGYNQRVAANQLQSAMGVIKEEAIQDAVISAAPKMKKSSVSDFTTVAENQLNIAFDIDIPYDILSNGKVHSVSLKEIKLPATYKYYAVPKVENEAFLLAEIADYSKYNLLQGEANIIFEGMYVGKTFIEPNQTSDTLNLSMGRDKKVSIKREKVADKSGTKFLSSRKEQTFTYDITVRNNKKEPVELLLKDQYPLTTNKEIEVELLQSDSAKVNAETGILTWQLQLKPNETKKIRISYRVKYPKDQVLNL from the coding sequence ATGAATAAAAAAGTAATTCTATTCATCGTACTTTTAGTTGGCGCTTTCGCGAAAGCACATAAACCAATCTTCACAACAGCAAAAGTGAAAGCCGCAACAGTATATTTTAATGCCGCCGAAATTTCGCAGACAACAAGCATTACACTGCCTGCTGGAACAAGTGAAATTGTCATTAAAAATGTGGCTTCATATTTAAATGAAAATTCGGTCCAAATTGGCGCTCCGGCAAATGTGACCGTGCTTTCGGTTCAATTCACCAATAATTATATTTCAGAATACGAGACAGATTCTAAATCACCTTTAATTAAAAGAGTAAATGATAGTATTGTTTTGATTGAGAAAGAACTTCAAAAAGTAAACAATACGATTAATTCTGAAAACAAAACCATGCAACTGCTGGATCGAAATCAACAAATTTCGGGAGTAAATTCTGGATTAAATGTAGCCGAATTAATGAAAATGGTCGATTATTATAAAAACAAACAAATCGAAATTGCCAATAACATCAATACATTAACCGATAAACAGAAAAAACTAAATGAAACACTTCAGAAACTCAATAACAAACTTGAGTTTGATACCAACAAAGAAGAACAAACTTCATCAGGAAAATTAATTGTCCAGGTAATGAATAGTGCCGCCGGAATTGTTCCGCTAGAGATTTCCTATTTAACACAAAGTGCTTCTTGGAATCCTTTTTACGATTTGCGTACCGAAAGTGTAAATGCTCCAATCAATATGGTTTATAAAGCACAGGTTGTTCAAAACAGCGGCATTGACTGGAAAAAAGTTAAACTGACTTTATCAAGCGGTTATCCGAACCAAAATAATCAAGCTCCGATATTAAGTTCTTGGTTTTTAAGAAACAATGTTAATTATGGTTATAATCAAAGAGTTGCTGCCAACCAATTGCAAAGTGCTATGGGAGTAATAAAAGAAGAAGCAATTCAAGATGCGGTGATATCTGCGGCGCCAAAGATGAAAAAATCTTCTGTTTCCGATTTTACAACTGTTGCAGAAAACCAACTAAATATTGCTTTTGATATTGATATTCCGTATGATATTCTTTCTAACGGAAAAGTACACAGTGTTTCCTTAAAAGAAATCAAACTTCCGGCAACGTATAAATACTACGCCGTTCCGAAAGTAGAAAATGAAGCTTTCCTTCTTGCCGAGATTGCCGATTACAGCAAATACAATTTATTGCAAGGCGAAGCCAATATCATTTTTGAAGGAATGTATGTTGGAAAAACTTTCATAGAGCCAAATCAGACTTCTGATACTTTAAATTTAAGTATGGGACGTGATAAAAAGGTTTCAATTAAACGCGAGAAAGTTGCCGACAAATCGGGAACTAAGTTTTTGTCTTCTAGAAAAGAACAAACTTTTACTTACGACATAACTGTTCGAAATAATAAAAAAGAACCAGTTGAGCTTTTACTAAAAGATCAATATCCGTTGACAACTAACAAAGAAATCGAGGTGGAATTACTGCAAAGCGACAGCGCAAAAGTAAATGCTGAAACTGGAATTCTAACTTGGCAATTACAGCTGAAACCAAATGAAACCAAAAAGATCAGAATAAGTTATCGTGTAAAATATCCTAAAGATCAGGTTTTGAATTTATAA
- a CDS encoding murein L,D-transpeptidase catalytic domain-containing protein — protein sequence MKTRILFLLFTVIPLVCLSCENKKEKTIKTKTSKPIYSYEEKLKSEITEIRSFLGKSPKYNSDVALFLDMKIESGRNRFFVYDLKHNKLLNKGLVGHGSGSETGIQGELKFSNIKNSNCSSLGKYAIGGSYIGTFGKAYKLYGLDKTNSNAFDRNIVLHKYSEIPFDEQPYPICNSLGCPMVNEKFFGVLEKLIDHSKKKIILVMYY from the coding sequence ATGAAAACGAGAATTTTATTTCTGCTCTTTACGGTGATTCCGTTGGTTTGTTTGAGCTGTGAAAATAAAAAAGAGAAAACGATAAAAACTAAAACTTCAAAACCGATTTATTCCTATGAAGAGAAACTAAAAAGTGAAATAACTGAAATCAGGAGTTTTTTGGGGAAATCTCCGAAATACAATTCAGATGTGGCGCTGTTTTTAGATATGAAGATAGAATCTGGAAGAAATCGGTTTTTTGTTTATGATTTGAAACACAATAAATTACTTAATAAAGGTTTGGTTGGACATGGTTCTGGTTCAGAAACAGGAATTCAAGGCGAACTAAAATTTAGTAATATCAAGAATTCAAATTGCAGTTCGTTAGGCAAATATGCCATTGGCGGTTCTTATATAGGAACATTTGGAAAAGCCTACAAATTATACGGTTTGGACAAAACCAACAGTAACGCTTTTGATCGCAATATTGTGCTTCACAAATACTCCGAAATTCCGTTTGATGAACAACCTTATCCAATTTGCAACAGCTTGGGATGTCCAATGGTAAACGAAAAGTTCTTCGGCGTTCTCGAAAAACTAATTGACCATTCTAAAAAGAAAATCATTCTGGTCATGTATTATTAA